A region from the Gossypium hirsutum isolate 1008001.06 chromosome A08, Gossypium_hirsutum_v2.1, whole genome shotgun sequence genome encodes:
- the LOC121204820 gene encoding amino acid transporter AVT6E-like: protein MDSNYSAIPKGSFVELQMHNEHHDFRSQQKSLLSDDGNRVNHPKVIDDFDDLNDDDDVDTDVDVDLDDYTLVLSKPNTGSGISGAVFN from the coding sequence ATGGATAGTAATTATTCAGCTATACCCAAAGGCTCATTTGTAGAATTACAAATGCATAATGAACACCACGACTTTAGATCCCAACAAAAATCGCTCCTCTCTGATGATGGGAACCGGGTAAATCATCCCAAGGttattgatgattttgatgatcttaatgatgatgatgatgttgatacTGATGTTGATGTTGATCTCGATGATTATACCCTTGTTTTAAGTAAACCCAATACCGGGTCTGGTATTTCTGGTGCTGTTTTTAACTGA